A window of the Synechococcus sp. JA-3-3Ab genome harbors these coding sequences:
- a CDS encoding HNH endonuclease, with the protein MGKVLVLNASYDPLNITSWRRAVVLLLKGKAEQIEHNGKVVYGNIPLPTVIRLRHYVHVPHKEIPLTRRNVLYRDGHRCQYCGCYGEDLTLDHVIPRSRGGEDTWENVVSACVRCNVKKGNRTPWEAGMPLLRQPRRPHSTLYFEISKAVGSGSHREWLKYAIGLEGDPPPELAVKPA; encoded by the coding sequence ATGGGCAAGGTTTTGGTTTTAAATGCCTCCTACGATCCGCTCAACATCACCAGTTGGCGCAGAGCTGTTGTCCTTTTGCTCAAGGGCAAGGCCGAGCAAATCGAGCACAATGGCAAAGTAGTCTACGGCAACATCCCTCTGCCCACCGTCATCCGCCTGCGCCACTACGTTCACGTTCCCCACAAGGAGATCCCCCTGACGCGGCGCAATGTCCTCTACCGCGATGGGCACCGCTGCCAGTACTGCGGCTGTTACGGCGAAGACCTAACCCTGGATCACGTGATCCCGCGCTCCCGCGGCGGTGAAGATACCTGGGAGAATGTAGTCAGCGCCTGTGTGCGCTGCAACGTGAAAAAAGGGAATCGCACCCCTTGGGAGGCCGGCATGCCCTTGCTCCGCCAGCCCCGCCGCCCCCACAGCACCCTTTACTTTGAAATCTCCAAAGCCGTCGGCAGCGGATCCCATCGGGAATGGCTGAAGTACGCCATCGGCCTGGAAGGGGATCCGCCGCCGGAGCTGGCAGTCAAGCCCGCCTAG
- a CDS encoding alpha/beta fold hydrolase codes for MASTSASATPISARWIWRGQSVHYVKQGEQGQPLLLVHGFGASTDHWRKNIPELAQHYQVYAIDLLGFGRSAKPNWDYRAEIWRDQLRDFCQQVIRRPVVAIGNSLGGYVVLSLAAEWPEWVRGVVLLNGAGGFSTVKGSPSGWRQWLGGLVGWGLRQRLVSYLLFQYLRQPRVIRSKLKQVYYDPAAVTDQLVEDIHRPTRDPGAADVFVALMRGGQKGRYVDELLRSLVRPLLLIWGERDPWMRVRERSKLYRAHYPQAVEYFLEAGHCPHDERPEEVNALIHRWIELGIPATTSPPLSKAAPVSDLHP; via the coding sequence ATGGCTTCAACATCGGCATCGGCCACTCCTATCTCGGCACGCTGGATTTGGCGGGGGCAATCCGTCCATTACGTCAAACAGGGCGAGCAGGGGCAGCCTTTGCTTTTGGTGCACGGCTTTGGGGCTTCCACCGACCACTGGCGTAAAAACATTCCCGAATTGGCTCAACACTACCAGGTCTATGCCATCGATTTGCTCGGCTTTGGCCGTTCGGCCAAGCCCAACTGGGACTATCGCGCCGAGATCTGGCGGGATCAACTGCGGGATTTCTGTCAACAGGTGATCCGGCGGCCTGTGGTGGCCATTGGCAACTCCCTGGGCGGCTATGTGGTGCTCAGCCTGGCGGCAGAGTGGCCGGAGTGGGTGCGGGGGGTGGTGCTGCTTAACGGGGCAGGCGGCTTTTCCACGGTTAAGGGATCCCCATCTGGCTGGCGGCAATGGCTGGGTGGCCTGGTAGGCTGGGGCCTGCGCCAGCGCCTGGTGTCTTACCTATTGTTTCAGTATTTGCGGCAGCCGCGGGTGATTCGCTCCAAGCTGAAGCAGGTCTATTACGACCCGGCGGCAGTGACGGATCAACTGGTGGAAGACATTCATCGCCCCACGCGGGATCCGGGGGCTGCCGATGTGTTCGTGGCCCTGATGCGGGGCGGGCAGAAGGGGCGCTATGTGGACGAGCTGCTGCGCAGCTTGGTGCGCCCCCTGTTGTTGATTTGGGGCGAACGGGATCCCTGGATGCGGGTCCGCGAGCGCTCTAAGCTCTACCGGGCTCACTACCCTCAGGCGGTGGAATACTTCCTGGAGGCCGGCCACTGCCCTCACGATGAGCGCCCCGAAGAGGTCAACGCCCTGATCCATCGCTGGATCGAGCTGGGGATCCCGGCCACCACCTCTCCTCCCCTTTCCAAAGCAGCGCCGGTCTCAGACCTGCATCCTTAG
- the ruvA gene encoding Holliday junction branch migration protein RuvA, whose protein sequence is MIAFLSGHLVAIEWGERSSLTVEVQGIGYRVKAPARFLKQLPPIGEPVRVFTHLVVRETELVLYGFGSPAERDVFVELIKVSGVGPALGLALLNTFGLPELVQAVVTENVRLLSLTPGVGHKTAQRLALELKTKLAHWRQGLENADRPLAGGPPPAIREEVEMALLALGYSLQEIQAALQALPSQPRPTEEWLRDAITYLSRQP, encoded by the coding sequence ATGATCGCGTTTTTGAGCGGCCACCTCGTCGCCATCGAATGGGGAGAGCGCAGTAGCCTCACCGTTGAGGTGCAGGGGATCGGCTATCGGGTCAAGGCCCCGGCGCGTTTTCTCAAGCAACTGCCCCCCATCGGAGAGCCCGTGCGGGTGTTTACCCACTTGGTGGTGCGAGAGACCGAGCTGGTGTTGTACGGGTTTGGCTCGCCAGCCGAGCGCGATGTGTTTGTGGAGCTCATCAAAGTTTCGGGGGTGGGGCCGGCTTTGGGCTTGGCTCTGCTGAATACCTTCGGCCTGCCGGAGCTGGTTCAGGCAGTGGTGACCGAAAACGTGCGCCTACTTTCCCTCACGCCAGGGGTAGGGCACAAAACGGCCCAACGGCTAGCCTTGGAGCTGAAAACCAAGCTGGCCCACTGGCGACAAGGCCTGGAGAACGCCGATCGCCCCCTGGCCGGCGGGCCGCCTCCGGCCATCCGGGAAGAGGTGGAAATGGCCTTGCTGGCCCTCGGCTACAGCCTCCAAGAAATTCAAGCGGCCCTGCAAGCTTTGCCCTCCCAACCCCGCCCAACGGAAGAGTGGCTGCGGGATGCCATCACCTACCTCAGCCGGCAGCCATGA
- the nadD gene encoding nicotinate-nucleotide adenylyltransferase — MSPPDPQQRRIGILGGTFNPVHHGHLIMAEQALWQFNLDQVLWMPAGDPPHKPLAAGASKADRLAMVKLAIADHERFACSDLEIRRPGPSYTIETLRSLMQEQPDTQWYWIIGVDALRDLPQWYQAEELARLCHWIVAPRIDAGDAAQVLRSVAAKLPIRAAILDAPTLTLSSTYLRQQIQKGGSIRYLVPPAVEHYIRQHRLYLDP; from the coding sequence ATGAGCCCTCCGGATCCCCAGCAGCGCCGCATTGGCATTCTGGGCGGCACCTTCAACCCCGTCCACCACGGCCATCTGATCATGGCGGAGCAGGCCCTCTGGCAGTTCAACCTGGATCAGGTGCTGTGGATGCCGGCAGGGGATCCTCCCCACAAGCCCTTGGCCGCCGGCGCCAGCAAAGCCGATCGCCTGGCCATGGTGAAGCTGGCCATTGCCGACCACGAGCGCTTTGCCTGCTCCGACCTGGAGATCCGCCGTCCCGGCCCCTCCTACACCATCGAGACGCTGCGCAGCCTGATGCAAGAGCAGCCGGATACCCAGTGGTATTGGATTATCGGCGTGGATGCCCTGCGGGATCTGCCCCAGTGGTACCAGGCGGAAGAATTGGCCCGCCTCTGCCATTGGATTGTTGCCCCCCGTATCGATGCCGGCGACGCCGCCCAAGTGCTGCGGTCGGTGGCCGCAAAGCTGCCCATCCGGGCAGCAATCCTGGACGCCCCCACCCTAACGCTCTCTTCCACCTACCTGCGCCAGCAAATCCAAAAGGGGGGATCCATCCGCTACCTGGTGCCCCCTGCTGTGGAGCACTACATTCGCCAACACCGGCTCTACCTCGACCCTTGA
- the psaC gene encoding photosystem I iron-sulfur center protein PsaC, which yields MAHTVKIYDTCIGCTQCVRACPTDVLEMVPWKGNNKAGMIAAAPRTEDCVGCKRCETACPTDFLSIRVYLGPETTRSMGLAY from the coding sequence ATGGCTCACACGGTCAAGATCTACGACACCTGCATCGGCTGTACTCAGTGTGTGCGGGCCTGCCCTACTGATGTGTTGGAAATGGTGCCCTGGAAGGGGAACAACAAGGCCGGCATGATTGCCGCAGCCCCCCGCACCGAAGACTGTGTTGGCTGCAAACGCTGTGAGACTGCCTGCCCCACGGACTTCTTGAGCATCCGCGTCTACCTTGGCCCCGAAACCACCCGCAGCATGGGCTTGGCTTACTAA
- a CDS encoding DUF3493 domain-containing protein, with translation MATSEPKPSPKPGSPLPPGRDPAADRVRLLTELAAPYRSLRRFVYLAVGFSATIGAFVFFFRALAGRDLETTLPSLALQLGILAGALGLNRLESHSQQKLVRRMKQRLSSQKDSPRPPEGDAPL, from the coding sequence GTGGCAACATCGGAGCCCAAACCTTCCCCAAAACCTGGCTCGCCCCTGCCCCCAGGTCGGGATCCAGCGGCAGATCGGGTGAGGCTGCTCACGGAACTGGCCGCCCCCTACCGCAGTCTGCGGCGCTTTGTCTACCTGGCGGTGGGTTTTTCGGCCACCATCGGGGCATTTGTATTTTTCTTTCGAGCCTTGGCAGGGCGGGATCTGGAGACCACCCTGCCCAGCTTGGCCTTACAGTTAGGGATCCTGGCCGGCGCCCTCGGCCTCAACAGGCTGGAAAGCCACTCCCAGCAAAAGCTGGTCAGACGGATGAAGCAGCGCCTTAGCAGCCAAAAAGACTCGCCCCGTCCGCCCGAGGGCGATGCCCCGCTTTAG
- a CDS encoding gamma-glutamyl-phosphate reductase, translating to MTDFGSAFDLSTTLRQVRRLLPQLQRLSGETKRQALLALSRRLLERSDLLLEANTLDLESCREQTLPEWILNGLKLTPERLQRSAQLLALLAQQPDPIGSLERGCRQDNGLFIGRYRVPLGLIALVYEIYPEFALNGIGMCLKTSNGVILAGSGPIQKTHQALVNLLAETAYEHGIPEGAIQTLPAQDQATDPQADSPLLLLLQQTRYVDLVIPCGRPGWVEFLLQASKVPTLVTHLGYGHIYVDRTAPWPLVKSVLLDPLARYGPEGIPIYQPLTLWLLIHTDWAAHHLTALIEDLLGQGIDIQAAAPILERFPQLQPLGEGFDSTERPHLRLQPVADLTEAIAWINKNGCRQSETILTDSQSAAQRFLQEVDAALIHINTSPLSAGRGAGIPTLGAFRDLSLGISTQRLHVRGPIDLEALTTVKVVAQGDL from the coding sequence GTGACCGATTTTGGTTCAGCCTTTGACCTCAGCACCACCCTGCGCCAGGTGCGCCGCTTACTGCCTCAGCTCCAGCGCTTGAGCGGCGAAACCAAACGCCAGGCCCTGCTGGCTCTCTCGCGCCGTTTGCTGGAGCGCTCCGATCTGCTGTTGGAGGCCAATACCCTCGACCTGGAAAGCTGCCGCGAGCAAACCCTGCCGGAGTGGATCCTCAACGGCCTCAAGCTTACCCCCGAGCGCCTGCAGCGATCCGCCCAGTTGCTTGCTCTCCTGGCCCAACAGCCGGATCCCATCGGGAGCCTGGAGAGGGGGTGCCGTCAGGACAACGGGCTGTTTATTGGCCGCTACCGCGTCCCTTTGGGGCTGATCGCCTTGGTCTACGAGATCTACCCCGAGTTTGCCTTGAATGGCATTGGCATGTGTCTCAAGACGAGCAATGGCGTGATCTTGGCCGGCAGCGGCCCCATCCAGAAAACCCATCAGGCCCTGGTCAACCTGTTGGCAGAGACCGCCTACGAGCACGGGATCCCGGAAGGGGCCATTCAAACCCTCCCCGCCCAAGACCAAGCGACCGATCCCCAGGCCGATTCCCCACTGTTGCTGTTGTTGCAGCAAACCCGCTATGTGGATCTGGTGATCCCCTGCGGTCGCCCCGGCTGGGTGGAGTTCCTGTTGCAGGCCAGCAAAGTGCCGACTCTGGTCACGCATCTGGGGTACGGCCACATCTATGTGGATCGCACCGCTCCTTGGCCTTTGGTGAAGTCGGTTTTGTTGGATCCCTTGGCTCGCTATGGCCCAGAAGGGATCCCGATCTATCAGCCCCTCACCCTTTGGCTGCTGATCCACACCGATTGGGCCGCCCATCATCTGACCGCCCTGATTGAAGACTTGCTGGGTCAAGGGATCGATATACAGGCAGCAGCCCCCATTCTGGAGCGATTCCCCCAGCTTCAGCCGCTGGGGGAAGGCTTTGACTCCACAGAACGGCCTCATCTGCGCCTCCAGCCCGTTGCCGACCTGACGGAGGCGATCGCCTGGATCAACAAAAATGGCTGTCGTCAATCGGAGACGATCCTCACCGACAGCCAATCGGCAGCCCAGCGCTTTCTCCAGGAGGTGGATGCCGCCCTGATCCACATCAACACCTCTCCCCTCTCGGCAGGCCGGGGAGCCGGGATCCCCACCTTGGGAGCGTTTCGCGACCTGTCTTTGGGCATTTCCACCCAGCGGCTGCACGTGCGCGGGCCCATCGACCTGGAAGCCTTGACAACGGTGAAGGTAGTGGCTCAGGGTGACCTGTAG
- a CDS encoding NAD(P)/FAD-dependent oxidoreductase → MRDPIYILGAGPAGMAAAYRLTQLGFPVVVVEREDRVGGLAKSICYRGFILDYGPHRFFTKIPAVLELWNQVLGSEQVTVRRLTRIYYRKHYFQYPIQAWEVLRKVGWWESLLIVLSYLWAQLIPHPAPQNFADWVKGKFGSRLFQMFFKSYTEKLWGIPCTEISADWAAQRIKGLSLGQAIRKALGWKRGSVKSLIDQFQFPRLGSGQLYEKMQEFLLAEGQKVWLNTEVIALRHQGSRIVELQLRHLQDGRETWVSPSHVISSIPLTVLVQSLRELPPPQVLQAARKLKFRNTVLVYLIVQGSQLFPDNWLYINEPTVQVGRVTNFANWSPAMLPNREQTPLCCEYWCNFEDPLWQAPEEELLALAERELRQIGLLQDQKICGGFVVRLPRTYPIYAGSYKEDLAILQRYLGEFENLQLVGRYGSFKYNNQDHSLLMGLLAAENILQPGSHDLWQVNSDDDYQEEIKVPSPPAKVRQ, encoded by the coding sequence ATGCGGGATCCCATCTACATTCTGGGAGCAGGGCCGGCGGGCATGGCGGCTGCCTACCGCTTGACCCAACTGGGCTTCCCTGTGGTGGTAGTGGAACGGGAAGACAGGGTTGGGGGCTTGGCCAAAAGCATTTGCTACCGGGGGTTCATTCTCGACTATGGCCCGCACCGCTTTTTTACCAAGATCCCAGCGGTGCTGGAGCTGTGGAACCAGGTTTTGGGATCCGAACAAGTGACTGTCCGGCGGCTTACCCGCATCTACTACCGCAAGCACTATTTTCAGTACCCCATTCAAGCCTGGGAAGTCCTGCGCAAAGTGGGGTGGTGGGAAAGCCTGCTCATTGTTCTTTCCTACCTCTGGGCCCAACTTATCCCGCACCCAGCTCCCCAGAACTTTGCCGACTGGGTCAAGGGAAAATTTGGTAGCCGGCTTTTTCAGATGTTCTTCAAGAGCTACACGGAAAAGCTCTGGGGGATCCCTTGTACCGAAATCAGCGCCGATTGGGCTGCCCAGCGCATCAAAGGTCTCAGCCTTGGGCAAGCCATCCGCAAGGCCTTGGGCTGGAAGCGCGGTTCGGTCAAATCCCTGATCGACCAGTTTCAGTTTCCCCGCCTGGGATCCGGACAGCTCTACGAAAAAATGCAGGAGTTTTTGCTGGCTGAGGGTCAAAAGGTTTGGCTAAATACAGAAGTCATCGCCCTTAGACATCAGGGATCCCGGATTGTCGAGCTGCAATTGCGCCATCTCCAGGATGGAAGGGAAACTTGGGTCTCCCCCTCCCACGTCATTTCTTCCATCCCTTTGACAGTGTTGGTGCAGAGCCTGCGGGAACTGCCTCCCCCCCAAGTGCTGCAGGCAGCTCGCAAGCTCAAGTTTCGCAACACCGTTTTGGTTTACTTGATTGTGCAGGGATCCCAGCTTTTCCCCGATAACTGGCTGTATATCAATGAACCAACAGTACAAGTTGGTCGGGTAACCAATTTTGCCAATTGGTCGCCGGCTATGCTCCCCAACCGAGAACAAACCCCCTTGTGCTGTGAGTATTGGTGCAACTTTGAGGATCCCTTGTGGCAAGCCCCTGAGGAGGAATTGCTGGCTTTGGCTGAGAGGGAGCTGCGCCAAATTGGCCTGCTCCAGGATCAGAAGATCTGCGGTGGCTTTGTGGTGCGCCTGCCCCGCACCTATCCCATCTACGCCGGCAGCTACAAAGAAGACTTGGCCATTTTGCAGAGGTATCTTGGCGAGTTTGAAAATCTGCAACTGGTAGGCCGCTACGGCTCGTTTAAGTATAACAACCAAGATCACAGTTTGCTGATGGGCCTGCTGGCTGCTGAGAACATTCTCCAACCCGGCAGCCACGATCTCTGGCAGGTGAACTCCGATGACGATTACCAAGAGGAGATTAAAGTGCCATCCCCACCCGCAAAGGTGCGACAATGA
- the gshA gene encoding glutamate--cysteine ligase: MLLTKGFEVEMYTGTAAGEVVGLSDRICQALPGFVREPDRRNVEYITPPLRRYEDLLCALLRPRLQLRQFLRRLGPYTLLPGSTLALGGSDHFERSDPDNPYHDYIERTYGTRVVTASIHINVGLPDSEAIFLACRLLRAEAPLYLALSASSPFLDGQVTGYHSSRWQVFPKTPAQVPFFRDHAHYIAWMREQLALGTMQNVRHLWASVRPNGPERPYHLNRVELRICDLVADPVMTLAITALVEARLWQLLAQPEALDPLRGPLTPTELESLCEANEQAAARESLRARLVDWRTGRERVAQEWIEELLTEAWRLGQPQGLGCFLAPLQTLLQQGNEAQRWLKQVDQGSTPAQVYQRAIQELAEQDRERQETLCQLVG; this comes from the coding sequence GTGCTGTTGACCAAGGGCTTTGAGGTAGAGATGTACACCGGCACCGCCGCCGGAGAAGTGGTGGGGTTGTCGGATCGCATCTGCCAGGCTTTGCCGGGGTTTGTGCGAGAACCAGATCGGCGCAACGTCGAGTACATCACTCCGCCCCTTCGCCGCTACGAGGATCTGCTCTGTGCCCTGCTGCGGCCTCGGCTGCAACTGCGGCAATTTTTGCGCCGCCTTGGCCCCTACACCCTGTTGCCGGGGAGCACGCTGGCTTTGGGCGGCAGCGACCACTTTGAGCGCTCGGATCCGGACAACCCCTACCACGACTACATCGAGCGCACCTACGGCACGCGGGTGGTGACCGCCAGCATTCACATCAATGTTGGCCTGCCGGATAGCGAGGCCATTTTTCTTGCCTGCCGTTTGCTGCGGGCGGAAGCTCCCCTGTACTTGGCCCTGAGCGCTTCTTCTCCGTTTCTGGACGGCCAGGTGACAGGCTACCATTCCAGCCGTTGGCAGGTGTTTCCCAAAACGCCGGCCCAGGTGCCCTTCTTCCGGGATCACGCCCATTACATCGCCTGGATGCGGGAGCAACTGGCCCTGGGCACGATGCAGAATGTGCGCCACCTCTGGGCCTCTGTGCGGCCCAACGGCCCAGAGCGGCCCTACCATCTCAACCGGGTGGAGCTGCGCATCTGCGACCTGGTGGCAGATCCGGTGATGACCCTGGCCATCACTGCCTTGGTAGAGGCCCGTCTCTGGCAGTTGCTGGCCCAGCCAGAAGCGCTGGATCCCTTGCGGGGGCCTTTGACACCGACGGAGCTGGAGAGCCTTTGCGAGGCCAACGAGCAGGCCGCTGCTCGCGAGTCCTTGCGAGCCCGTCTGGTCGATTGGCGCACGGGCCGAGAACGGGTGGCCCAGGAGTGGATTGAAGAGCTGCTGACCGAAGCGTGGCGCCTCGGCCAACCCCAGGGCCTGGGCTGCTTTTTGGCTCCCCTGCAAACTCTGCTCCAACAGGGCAACGAGGCCCAGCGCTGGCTGAAGCAGGTCGACCAGGGATCCACACCCGCCCAGGTGTACCAACGGGCCATTCAGGAGCTGGCCGAACAAGACCGAGAAAGACAAGAGACCCTCTGCCAGCTTGTTGGCTAA
- a CDS encoding IS200/IS605 family accessory protein TnpB-related protein has translation MRDAIHKAARKVIDFCLHHSIGRIVFGWNKEQKQECGFNQNFVFIPTGRFKERIAQLCQHYGMEFIEVEEAYSSQASFLDGDELPNYGEKPDGWRPSRLRRMLPPTYLRKSAEPWGFA, from the coding sequence ATGCGGGATGCAATCCACAAAGCTGCGCGCAAGGTCATTGACTTCTGTTTACACCACTCAATTGGGAGAATCGTCTTTGGTTGGAACAAAGAACAAAAACAAGAATGCGGCTTTAACCAAAACTTTGTTTTCATTCCAACAGGTCGGTTCAAGGAGCGTATTGCGCAATTATGTCAGCATTATGGCATGGAGTTTATTGAGGTAGAGGAGGCGTACAGCTCGCAGGCAAGCTTCCTAGATGGAGATGAGCTACCTAATTATGGTGAAAAACCCGACGGGTGGAGACCCTCTAGGCTGAGGCGAATGCTGCCACCAACCTACTTAAGAAAGTCAGCAGAACCTTGGGGCTTTGCGTGA
- a CDS encoding cation:proton antiporter yields MLGSWLWILGMGFFVGQILGRLGMPPLVGMILVGILLQEVLSPELLAAAGDLRLVAVTIILMKAGLGLDREKLAQQGSVALRLGFLPAACEALAVALLSRWILGLDWATGLLLGCVIGAESPAVIVPGMLRLKSLGWGVAKGIPDAILTGSALSDVLLLLGFSLLLSFLGQGSPEGLRLFGLELSPLQWLPFQVGMEILLGVVIGYLGARLLVALLVQQNWTRNSTQEVLLAACLALGLVLASQVWPYFSGYPAVMALGFFLVQLDGPLARRLRLGFDALWTVAEIVLFVLLGASLDLQVLGSLLLPGLLLLTLSLLLGRGLGWWLSTVGSNWNWRERLFLLPGNMAKATVQAAIGGIPLAQGIPGGETILAIAALSILATAPLGAWLTQVFAPRLLEKGEVDPTKVGSQGKVSFLAAVDTSPLAEAVLRKAADLARRLDGEVIVLHVTDEPQGKRVEQLRQLAQRLLADIRHEFCLASGPLAETIVGLAQERQVTDIVMGKRGQRGWEQVLLGSTSQAVLETSPIPVILVEEEEFGKARIDTPTA; encoded by the coding sequence ATGCTGGGCAGTTGGCTGTGGATCTTGGGGATGGGCTTTTTTGTCGGCCAGATCCTGGGCCGGCTGGGAATGCCGCCGCTAGTGGGGATGATCCTGGTCGGGATCCTGTTGCAAGAGGTCTTGTCCCCAGAGCTGTTGGCGGCAGCCGGGGATCTGCGCTTGGTGGCCGTCACGATTATCCTGATGAAGGCCGGGCTGGGGCTGGATCGGGAAAAGCTGGCCCAGCAGGGATCCGTGGCGCTGCGGCTGGGGTTTTTGCCGGCAGCCTGTGAGGCGCTGGCGGTGGCGCTCTTGAGCCGCTGGATCCTGGGGTTGGACTGGGCGACGGGGCTGCTTTTGGGCTGTGTAATCGGGGCGGAGTCGCCGGCGGTGATCGTGCCGGGGATGTTGCGCCTCAAGAGCTTGGGCTGGGGGGTGGCCAAAGGGATCCCGGACGCCATTTTGACCGGCAGCGCCCTTTCCGACGTGCTGCTGCTGTTGGGCTTTAGCCTGTTGCTGAGCTTTTTGGGGCAGGGATCTCCAGAGGGCCTTCGCCTGTTCGGCCTGGAGCTGTCGCCGCTGCAGTGGCTGCCGTTCCAGGTGGGGATGGAGATCCTGCTGGGGGTGGTCATCGGCTACCTGGGGGCGCGGCTTTTGGTGGCGCTCCTGGTGCAGCAGAACTGGACGCGCAACAGCACGCAAGAGGTGTTGCTGGCAGCCTGCCTGGCGCTGGGCCTGGTGTTGGCGTCGCAGGTGTGGCCCTATTTTTCCGGCTACCCGGCGGTGATGGCCCTGGGGTTTTTTCTCGTCCAACTGGATGGGCCGCTGGCGCGGCGGCTGCGGCTTGGGTTCGACGCCCTCTGGACGGTGGCGGAGATCGTGCTGTTTGTCCTGCTGGGGGCCTCTTTGGATCTGCAGGTACTGGGATCCCTGCTCTTGCCCGGCTTGCTGCTTTTGACCCTGAGCCTGCTGTTGGGCCGGGGCCTGGGCTGGTGGCTTTCCACGGTAGGGAGCAACTGGAACTGGCGGGAGCGGCTCTTTTTGCTGCCGGGCAACATGGCCAAGGCCACGGTGCAGGCGGCCATCGGCGGCATCCCCTTGGCCCAAGGGATCCCTGGCGGAGAGACCATCCTGGCCATAGCGGCCTTGTCGATTCTGGCCACAGCACCCCTAGGGGCTTGGCTGACCCAGGTCTTTGCCCCTCGCCTGCTGGAAAAAGGGGAGGTGGATCCCACCAAGGTGGGCAGCCAGGGCAAGGTGAGCTTCTTGGCAGCCGTCGATACTTCTCCCTTGGCCGAGGCAGTGCTGCGCAAGGCAGCGGATCTGGCGCGGCGGCTGGACGGGGAAGTGATTGTGCTCCATGTTACCGACGAGCCGCAGGGGAAGAGAGTAGAACAGTTGCGGCAGCTGGCCCAGCGCCTCTTGGCCGACATTCGCCACGAATTTTGCCTGGCCTCCGGGCCTTTGGCAGAGACCATCGTGGGCCTAGCCCAGGAGCGTCAGGTTACCGATATAGTCATGGGCAAGCGGGGCCAGCGGGGCTGGGAGCAAGTATTGCTGGGATCCACTTCGCAAGCGGTGTTGGAGACCAGCCCCATCCCGGTGATTTTGGTGGAAGAAGAGGAGTTCGGGAAAGCCAGAATTGACACTCCCACCGCCTAA
- a CDS encoding DUF1997 domain-containing protein: MSIASSKPAVPLSEGALSEEGELPLEEMEQPPAKTYLDLQAARRGQVDLETDRETLARYLRGHGQWIQRCFRPLQVEPLSAEIYRLQFFRMGGLGFELEPSFGVKIWPEEDYLFRLTSIELPGDAALPYWVDCRASFRLEELPGSLATTRVHWDLQLNIRLHLPKFLQVLPRKLVQKVGSQVVQQVTRGLSDRFTHNVCSDFYGSIGRSHHPYRLVAVEDGA; encoded by the coding sequence ATGTCTATCGCCAGCTCCAAGCCCGCCGTTCCCCTCAGTGAAGGTGCTCTGTCCGAGGAGGGGGAGCTGCCTTTGGAGGAGATGGAGCAACCCCCCGCCAAGACCTACCTAGATTTACAGGCTGCGCGACGGGGCCAGGTGGATCTGGAAACCGACCGGGAGACTTTGGCCCGTTACCTGCGCGGCCATGGCCAGTGGATCCAGCGCTGCTTCCGGCCACTCCAGGTGGAGCCCCTCTCTGCCGAAATCTATAGGCTGCAGTTTTTCCGCATGGGCGGGCTGGGGTTTGAGCTGGAGCCCAGCTTTGGGGTGAAGATCTGGCCAGAGGAAGATTACCTGTTTCGGCTGACTTCCATTGAGCTGCCGGGGGATGCCGCCCTGCCCTACTGGGTGGATTGTCGGGCCAGCTTCCGGCTGGAAGAACTACCGGGATCCCTGGCCACCACCCGCGTCCACTGGGATCTCCAGCTGAATATCCGGCTGCATTTGCCCAAGTTTTTGCAGGTTCTGCCGCGCAAGTTGGTTCAGAAAGTGGGCAGCCAGGTGGTGCAGCAGGTTACCCGCGGCCTCAGCGATCGCTTTACCCACAATGTCTGCAGCGATTTCTATGGCTCCATTGGCCGTTCCCATCACCCCTATCGCTTGGTTGCGGTGGAAGATGGGGCGTGA